The DNA sequence CCGCAGTTGCCGTTGCCGCAGCCCTCCTTGGTCCCGTAGAGGCTCAGTCCCTCGCGCAGGGCGTCCAAAAGCGTCTGCCGCGAGTCCACCAGGAGCTCGTAACGCTCGCCGTTCACCGTCATTGAAATGGGCTTCTTCACGACCTTACCCCCTGTCCCCCTCTCCTCACAAGGAGGGGGGATGAACACTTCTGGGAGACACCCCTATAACCCGGCAGGGGGCTTCACCCCCTGCATCTCCGTGTTGCAAGGCATACGTCAGTGGTGTCATCGTTTGCACACCTAAGACTCACCCGTCACGCCAAGCTGCTTCAGGCAAGCGTACAACGTCCGCTGGGTGAGCACGTTGACCAGGTGGCGACGGTAGTCCGCCGAGCCGCGCACATCACTGATGGGCTTGCATGCGGCGGCGGCCAGCGCGCCCGCTTCTCGGATGGCCTCGGCGTCAAGCGGACGCCCGCGCAGGCGCTCTTCCGCCTCGTGCGCGCGCAGAGGCACGGGCGCCACGGACGCCAGGGCGATGCGCGCATCTTTGCACACGCCCTTCGCGCCCAGCACGACGACGCTGCCGACGCCCGCCACGGCTATGTCCATCTCGTTCCGCGGAATGAAGCGCAGGTAGTTGCCCGCGCTGCGTGCCGGAGGAGGCGGCACGATGATCTCCACCAGAAGCTCGCCAGGGGCAAGCGCCGTCTTGCCCGGCCCGACGAAAAACTCAGTCAGGGGAAGCTGGCGACGCCCCCGCGGCCCCGCGACGACCGCCGTCGCGTTGAGCGCCAGGAACGCCGGTGCGGTGTCGGCGGAGGGCGCCCCGTTGCACAGGTTTCCGCCGACGCTTGCCCTGTTCTGTATTTGCAGCGAGCCGACCAGGCTGCACGCGTCCACGATGATGGGGTATTTCTCCCTGACGACCGGGTGCTCGTAGATGGTGCTGCAGGGCACTCCCGCGCCCAGGCGCAGCCCGCGGCGTTCCACGTAGTCCAGCCGCATCAGGTCGGGGATGCGCTTGATGTCCACAATCAGGGATGGGCTGCGGCGTCCCTCCTTCATTTGGGCGATGAGGTCGGTGCCCCCGGCCAGGCAACGGGCGTCGCCGTTGGCGCGCGCCAGCAGGGCGACGGCCTCCTTCACTGTGCGGGGCGCTGCGTATTCGAATTCGCGCACGGGCAAAGCTCCTTCCCGTTCACTCAGGATAGGGCGATGTTTTCGACAATCCGGCCCTCGTCGCCGCTGTTGGCGGTGGGTATGACGGGCATGTACGTCGCGCCGTGCAAGAGCTATCGCCCCTTGAACACGGGCTGCCGTTTCTCACGCCACGCGGCGTGCGCCTCCTTGTTGTCCTCGGTCATCTCCAGCAAAAGGAAGCGGTAGACGTCGGCGACAGCGGCGTCGTTGATGTTCGGGATGTCCAGGCCGCGACTGACCGATTCCTTGGTCAGCCTGACGGCCAGCGGCGGCAGATTCGCCAGCTTTTCCGCGGTCTTGCGCGTAAGGGGCATGAGTTCAGCCAGCGGCACCACTTTGTTGAAGAGACCCAGTCGGTAGCCGTCCTCCGCCGTGATGCGCTCGCCGAGCAGCGCCATCTCCATCGCCTTGCCCTTGCCCACGAAGCGCGCCATGCGCGGCGCGCCGGCGTACGCGGGCATGATGCCAAGCGCGACCTGCGGCATGCCCATCTCCGCGCCCTCGGCGGCGTAGAGAATGTCGCAGCAGAGACATATCTGACAGCCGATGCCGATGGCATAGCCGTTGACCGCGGCGACGACCGGCTTGGAGAACTCGTGCACGGAGTCGAACGCGCGGCGCGTGACCTTGTGCGCGCGGTCCAGCCCGCCGCCGATGGTCTTGACGATGTGAGCATTCGGGTCCTTAAGGTCCGCGCCTGCGGAGAACGCCTTGCCCTCCTGATTGCCCGTCAGAATGGCGACGCGCACATTCTCGTCGTCGTCCATGAGCGTGAACACGTCCGCGATCTCGCGGCTCGTGGTGTCGCTCCAGGCGTTGCGGCGTTCGGGGTTGTTGATGGTGATGGTGGCGACGCTGTTCTCGATGCCGAAGAGGATGGTCTTGTACGCGGGATAGTCCATGTAGGAACCCTCCTGTCTCTTGTTCCCGCCGTGGGCGGCGGACGTGTGGTACGCCATTGCGGTGCAATTGGAGGGGCAGCGACCGCGTGCTATTATAGTCGTGGTTGCTATGCGCGTCAACGCGCGTCCGTGAGCGCAGCCGCTCGTGGTGAACTTGTCGAACCATGAGCGGCGGCTTTCTGCAGATACGCTTGTGAAAGGCTTGGGAGGCTCCTCCTCATGCAAATCTTCGACATCAGCGTTCCCATCCATCCGTCCATGCACGTGTACCCCGGCGACGCCCCAGTTGACGTAACGCAGACGGCGTCCATCGTTAAGGGCGGCTATTTCAACACCTCGCGCCTCGCCTTCACGGCGCACTGCGGGACGCACGTGGACGCGCCGCGCCACGTCACCACCAGCGGAATCGCCGTGGACGAGCTGCCGCTGGACGTGTTCATGGGCAAGGCGCTTGTGGTCGGCCTGCCGGACGAGCCGCTCATCACGACCGCGAGCCTGGGGCGGGCGCGCATCCCGGAAGGGACGGAGCGGCTGCTGTTGAAGACGCGCAACTCAGGACTCTGGCGTCGCGAGGGGTTCCAGAAGGACTTTGCCTACCTGACGGAGGAGGCGGCGCAGTACCTGGTGGCGCGGCGGGTGCGGCTGGTCGGCGTTGACTACCTGTCGGTGGAGGGGTTCGGCGTGACGCCGCCGCGGACGCACTGGGCGCTGCTGCGGCATGGCGTCGTGGTGATTGAAGGGCTGGACCTGAGCGGCGTGGAGCCGGGCGAGTACACGCTGGCCTGTCTGCCGCTGCGGGTGCGCGGCGCGGACGGCGCTCCGGCGCGCGCCGTGCTGATAAGGGAGTAATTAAAAGATAACTTGTCACTCGTATTGCACTCGTATAACGCAGGAGGTTCAGATGACAACTCAACGGTTTAAGCAATACCTCCACCGCACGTGGCTCCCTGGTGAGTTTAGCGGTGGGCTTCGGTCGCTTATAAATGCTTTTGCAGACAAGTCAAAAAGCGTCAGTATTAAATGGGACCGAAGATTATCAGGTGGTTTCAGTGAGCAAAAGGAGGTGTCAATATCTGATATTGGCTCTGTCGAGACATTGAAAAATGGTTCTTCTATTGCCGTGCATTTTACTACCTTAAATGGCGAAGGGGTATACATGAGTCTGCAAGACTGGGGAGATTCTATTCTCGCGATATACAGCGGAGATTCTGCTGAAACACTTTTGAGTCTATGCACTCAGGCAGAGAAAGAGCTAGGCTTTACTGAGTATGTAGCTTCAGAGAATGTGAGAGAGCCGCCTGCTAGTGATACCAACAGCAGAGGTACCTCTCGGCTACGGTGTTTTTTGTCTTATCGTTTCTATATTCGCTCTGAGCAAGCATCAGTGCAGATTCAGAAATTCTTGGCTTTATTGGGGGTCGAGGTTGTAACAGGGACTGGGTATGAGCCACGATCTATTAGTGATAAAGTCAAGGAAAGATTGTCAAAAGAGAAGCCGGACTTCCTAGTATACTTGCTAACCGCAGATGGTGAATCTGCATGGATTCGTGACGAAATGGCGGGCGCGAAGGCTCTTGGCGTTCCAATTGTGCCCGTTGTCGAGGAAAATACAACTCTGCAGACAGGTATTTTAGGTGACTCGGAATATATCACGTTCACGCAGGGCCACATAGGGGATAGTTTTCTGAAGTTGCTGGAGGCCGTGAATTACGTCCGTCGCACAAGGAATTATCCAAAAGATAGTGCAAGTAATACAAGTGAAGAGGGTGCGAAGTAAGGTGTTGATAGGAGGGTTCTATGTCTGACCTGAAAGGCGTCCTCGTCGCCACGCTCACACCCTTCACCCCGGGGGGCCGCGAGATTGACCTCGACTGGGTCCCGCGACATCTGGCGTACCTCAGCGCCCGCGGCGCGGACGCCGTCGTGCCGTGCGGCACCAACGGAGAAGGCCCCTCGCTGAACGTCGCCGAGCACAAGGCGCTGATTGACACCGTGCTGGCGCACAAGGGTACGCTGGGCGTCGTCGCGGGCACGGGCTTCGCGTCGCTCACCGACACCATTGAGGTGTCACGCTACGCCACGGAGCGCGGCGCGGACGGCGTGTTGATCGTCCCGCCGTTCTACTTCAAGAGCCTGTCGCTGCGTGGCCTCTTTGAGTACTACGCCACGGTCATTCGCGCCCTGCCGCCAGAGGTGCGAGTGCTCCTCTACAACATCCCCAAGTACTCCGGCGTCGAGATAACCGACGCGCTGGTGGACGGCCTGCTGCAGGCGTTCCCCCGGCAGCTCTACGGCATCAAGGACACTTCGGGAAGGCCGGAGCAGTCGGCCCACTACATCGAGAAGTTCCCCGCGTTGCGCATCTACTCCGGCGGCGACGACCTCGTTCTCTCCGCGCTGCGGTTCGGCGCGGCGGGCGCGGTGACGGGCGTGGGGAACGTCGTGCCCCACATGGTCAAGGCGGTGCAGCAGGCATACGCCACCGGCGGCGACGCCGAGCGGGCGCAGAAGCGGTTGAGCCAGGTGAAGGACATATTCCGGCGCTACCCGGAGTATGCCGCCCTGAAGCTCGCCGTCTCCCTGGCGACGGGCCTGCCGCGCGTCGGCGTGCGCCCGCCCATCGAGGAGCTGACGCCGGAGCAGGGAGCGGCGCTGGAGAAGGAGCTGCGCCCCGTTCTGAGCGAGGGGTAGCGTAATGGGTCAATTTGCGGGACTCGCGGGTAGTCGGATTGTCCAGCCGCTGGTGATGGGATGGGGAGGCGAATTAAGTTTCCCGAGGGGGGATTGACAATCAATAGCTATTGTGTTCCAATTTAGGGTGAAGAGCCAGATGTGATTCCCGGGCGGAGTCACTCCTGGCTCTTATTATGTGGCGGGTGTTGTGGGGGGAGTCGTTGGCGCTTGTTCCTCTACCTGACCAGCCCCGTCGAATACGTGGTGCATCCGCTCCGACAT is a window from the Dehalococcoidia bacterium genome containing:
- a CDS encoding dihydrodipicolinate synthase family protein, which encodes MSDLKGVLVATLTPFTPGGREIDLDWVPRHLAYLSARGADAVVPCGTNGEGPSLNVAEHKALIDTVLAHKGTLGVVAGTGFASLTDTIEVSRYATERGADGVLIVPPFYFKSLSLRGLFEYYATVIRALPPEVRVLLYNIPKYSGVEITDALVDGLLQAFPRQLYGIKDTSGRPEQSAHYIEKFPALRIYSGGDDLVLSALRFGAAGAVTGVGNVVPHMVKAVQQAYATGGDAERAQKRLSQVKDIFRRYPEYAALKLAVSLATGLPRVGVRPPIEELTPEQGAALEKELRPVLSEG
- a CDS encoding xanthine dehydrogenase family protein subunit M; this translates as MREFEYAAPRTVKEAVALLARANGDARCLAGGTDLIAQMKEGRRSPSLIVDIKRIPDLMRLDYVERRGLRLGAGVPCSTIYEHPVVREKYPIIVDACSLVGSLQIQNRASVGGNLCNGAPSADTAPAFLALNATAVVAGPRGRRQLPLTEFFVGPGKTALAPGELLVEIIVPPPPARSAGNYLRFIPRNEMDIAVAGVGSVVVLGAKGVCKDARIALASVAPVPLRAHEAEERLRGRPLDAEAIREAGALAAAACKPISDVRGSADYRRHLVNVLTQRTLYACLKQLGVTGES
- a CDS encoding enoyl-CoA hydratase-related protein, producing the protein MDYPAYKTILFGIENSVATITINNPERRNAWSDTTSREIADVFTLMDDDENVRVAILTGNQEGKAFSAGADLKDPNAHIVKTIGGGLDRAHKVTRRAFDSVHEFSKPVVAAVNGYAIGIGCQICLCCDILYAAEGAEMGMPQVALGIMPAYAGAPRMARFVGKGKAMEMALLGERITAEDGYRLGLFNKVVPLAELMPLTRKTAEKLANLPPLAVRLTKESVSRGLDIPNINDAAVADVYRFLLLEMTEDNKEAHAAWREKRQPVFKGR
- a CDS encoding cyclase family protein; translation: MQIFDISVPIHPSMHVYPGDAPVDVTQTASIVKGGYFNTSRLAFTAHCGTHVDAPRHVTTSGIAVDELPLDVFMGKALVVGLPDEPLITTASLGRARIPEGTERLLLKTRNSGLWRREGFQKDFAYLTEEAAQYLVARRVRLVGVDYLSVEGFGVTPPRTHWALLRHGVVVIEGLDLSGVEPGEYTLACLPLRVRGADGAPARAVLIRE